A single genomic interval of Streptomyces graminofaciens harbors:
- a CDS encoding toxin-antitoxin system, toxin component: MGRARRLWSPLLPSRADGEMRRLTGALVKALRATVDAPVDVRELGTALCAQMSARRGGRPVELRFERFPDGVDVTGLWMEFQDFDLVVVEERAEAVQQLVILGHELWHMHAGHCHHQLPDAAAAARALSGDPGLRGSALAVSARNGSHALDEREAEDFGHRLATALRSWVEGGQDGPADPVGKAIQASLGYRRSQG; this comes from the coding sequence GTGGGGCGCGCCCGGCGGCTGTGGTCGCCCCTGTTGCCCTCGCGGGCCGACGGCGAGATGCGCAGACTGACCGGTGCGCTGGTGAAGGCGTTACGGGCGACGGTCGACGCGCCCGTGGACGTACGGGAGTTGGGGACGGCGTTGTGCGCGCAGATGAGTGCGCGGCGGGGCGGGCGCCCCGTGGAGCTGCGGTTCGAGCGGTTTCCCGACGGTGTCGACGTGACGGGTCTGTGGATGGAGTTCCAGGACTTCGACCTCGTCGTGGTGGAGGAGCGGGCCGAGGCCGTACAGCAACTGGTCATCCTGGGCCACGAGTTGTGGCACATGCACGCCGGGCACTGTCACCACCAGCTGCCGGACGCGGCGGCCGCCGCGCGCGCCCTGTCCGGTGATCCGGGCCTGCGCGGGTCGGCGCTCGCGGTGTCCGCGCGCAACGGCTCGCACGCGCTGGACGAGCGGGAGGCCGAGGACTTCGGGCATCGCCTCGCCACCGCCCTGCGTTCCTGGGTGGAGGGCGGACAGGACGGTCCCGCCGACCCGGTCGGGAAGGCCATCCAGGCATCGCTGGGATACCGCAGGTCGCAGGGATGA
- a CDS encoding IclR family transcriptional regulator produces the protein MGRLVPAVTRALDILELFLDGDGTLSAPDIVRKLQLPRTTVHELVTTLAARGYIVAVQGQPGRYRLGVRPYQLGSRYAEQLDLAAEGQQVARTVAETCDETVHVAILEYTDVIYIAKVDSTHAVRMVSAAGRRLPAHCTSVGKMLLASLPEHELSARVPDDANLIRMTPNSITDPAALREALARIRERGLAVESRESNPDVSCVAAPVRDRTGQVVAALSISVPMIRWSDERRVELEQLAVKGAAELSERLGHRSVA, from the coding sequence GTGGGACGCCTCGTACCTGCCGTGACCCGGGCGCTCGACATATTGGAGCTCTTCCTCGATGGGGACGGCACGCTCTCCGCCCCCGACATCGTGCGCAAGCTCCAGCTGCCCCGCACCACCGTGCACGAGCTGGTCACCACGCTCGCCGCCCGGGGATACATCGTGGCGGTCCAGGGCCAGCCGGGACGGTACCGCCTCGGCGTACGCCCGTACCAGCTCGGCAGCCGCTACGCCGAGCAGCTGGATCTGGCCGCCGAGGGCCAGCAGGTCGCCCGTACCGTCGCCGAGACCTGCGACGAGACGGTGCACGTGGCGATCCTGGAGTACACGGACGTCATCTACATCGCCAAGGTGGACTCCACGCACGCCGTCCGCATGGTCTCCGCCGCCGGGCGCAGGCTGCCCGCGCACTGCACCTCCGTCGGCAAGATGCTCCTCGCCTCCCTTCCCGAGCACGAGCTCAGCGCCCGGGTGCCGGACGACGCGAACCTGATCAGGATGACGCCCAACAGCATCACCGACCCGGCCGCCCTGCGCGAGGCCCTGGCCAGGATTCGTGAGCGGGGTCTCGCCGTGGAGAGCCGCGAGTCCAACCCGGACGTGTCCTGCGTCGCCGCCCCGGTCCGTGACCGCACGGGCCAGGTCGTCGCCGCGCTCTCCATCTCCGTCCCCATGATCCGCTGGAGCGACGAGCGCCGCGTCGAGCTGGAGCAGCTCGCCGTCAAGGGCGCGGCGGAGCTGTCCGAGCGCCTCGGTCACCGGAGCGTGGCATGA
- a CDS encoding MAB_1171c family putative transporter, whose translation MSLADFFGGLYISLWIPAAVLTAALVIKLPSIVMLWKDALLRAVGGLLLLACCVFVCAEPSSIAWINRVTGVPNIAAPWVYSLLTAFCASCLLMIIAWRGGPSDRSAATRRAMRRVVSVYSGVIVALWVLFALADVPEERPRDLDTYYATTPFMREEIVLYLGAHTVACLITYRLIRNWVRTDGLDAWLRGGLKALGVGYALNLVYDASKLGAVAARWAGRDLDWLSTDVAPPVASVSAILIAVGFILPHAGQYLHDRWRTRLGHWRLRPLYLLARSAGDGPGSRFVLRASPELRLTRRETFIRDVLLQLVRHFDEDLRRRAYDAALGLGHAPGRAKALAAAVTIQEAVTARRAAAGPSAEGPGAKEGGEDGGEAPPAFPDPTDLLQDIETVSRVLRRTAEIEAVRARAAAVSPADRQP comes from the coding sequence ATGAGCCTCGCCGACTTCTTCGGCGGTCTGTACATCTCGTTATGGATCCCGGCGGCCGTGCTGACCGCCGCCCTGGTGATCAAACTGCCCAGCATCGTCATGCTGTGGAAGGACGCGCTGCTGCGCGCGGTCGGCGGTCTGCTGCTGCTCGCCTGCTGTGTGTTCGTCTGCGCGGAACCGTCGTCCATCGCGTGGATCAACCGGGTCACGGGTGTGCCGAACATCGCCGCGCCCTGGGTGTACTCGCTGCTCACCGCGTTCTGCGCGTCCTGCCTGCTGATGATCATCGCCTGGCGGGGCGGCCCGTCGGACCGCTCGGCCGCGACCCGGCGGGCCATGCGCCGGGTCGTCTCGGTCTACTCGGGGGTGATCGTCGCCCTGTGGGTGCTGTTCGCGCTGGCGGACGTGCCCGAGGAGCGGCCGCGGGACCTGGACACGTACTACGCCACGACGCCCTTCATGCGCGAGGAGATCGTCCTCTATCTCGGCGCGCACACGGTGGCCTGTCTGATCACCTACCGGCTGATCCGGAACTGGGTCCGCACGGACGGCCTCGACGCCTGGCTGCGCGGTGGTCTGAAGGCCCTGGGGGTCGGCTACGCGCTCAATCTGGTGTACGACGCCTCGAAGCTCGGGGCCGTCGCGGCCCGCTGGGCCGGGCGCGATCTGGACTGGCTGAGCACGGACGTGGCGCCGCCGGTCGCCTCCGTCTCGGCGATCCTCATCGCGGTCGGCTTCATCCTTCCGCACGCCGGCCAGTATCTGCACGACCGCTGGCGGACACGGCTCGGCCACTGGCGGCTGCGGCCCCTGTATCTGCTGGCCCGGAGCGCGGGCGACGGCCCCGGCAGCCGCTTCGTGCTGCGGGCCTCGCCCGAACTGCGGCTCACCCGCCGCGAGACGTTCATCCGCGACGTCCTGCTGCAACTGGTCCGCCACTTCGACGAGGACCTGCGCCGACGCGCGTACGACGCCGCCCTCGGCCTCGGTCACGCGCCGGGCCGGGCGAAGGCGCTCGCCGCCGCCGTGACCATCCAGGAGGCGGTCACGGCCCGGCGGGCGGCGGCGGGCCCTTCGGCCGAGGGTCCCGGTGCGAAGGAGGGCGGGGAGGACGGCGGGGAGGCTCCCCCGGCCTTCCCCGACCCCACGGACCTCCTCCAGGACATCGAGACCGTCTCCCGGGTCCTGCGCCGCACCGCCGAGATCGAGGCGGTACGCGCCCGGGCGGCCGCCGTGTCGCCCGCCGACCGACAGCCGTGA
- a CDS encoding MEDS domain-containing protein: MTDTTEHPAERTVAAERLRLGDHACLGPGGTGDGDSPWRVFTAYTRTSLARREKVLLVMDPDDLSNDEVVALLDQGSGQAVRARQSGQLSLRRNTEMYVPDGRFHEERTIEAYTDEVNRAYDEGWSGLSITADMGWAPRVNLDQDRLLEYEASVAPLFADPLFTAICWYDRKRFGDEFLAGMGRVHPLRVKARTDEVDVREGPEGEVVADVAESGPRTEFEVLREALARRESAGPSRLVLDLRDLCFMEAHCAWQLISLAASLPPGSQVTVRCGELLGLVLRQLGADEVPQLALSVEDEPGVSEGAEH, from the coding sequence ATGACCGACACGACCGAGCACCCAGCGGAGCGAACCGTGGCTGCCGAGCGGCTGCGGCTGGGGGATCATGCCTGTCTGGGGCCGGGGGGTACGGGTGACGGGGATTCGCCGTGGCGGGTGTTCACCGCCTACACCCGGACCAGTCTGGCCCGGCGGGAGAAGGTCCTGCTGGTCATGGACCCGGACGATCTGAGCAACGACGAGGTGGTCGCCCTGCTCGACCAGGGCAGCGGCCAGGCGGTACGGGCCCGGCAGAGCGGCCAGCTCTCGCTCAGGCGGAACACGGAGATGTACGTACCGGACGGCCGGTTCCACGAAGAGCGCACGATCGAGGCGTACACCGACGAGGTCAACCGCGCCTACGACGAGGGCTGGTCGGGGCTGAGCATCACCGCCGACATGGGCTGGGCGCCACGGGTGAACCTCGACCAGGACCGGCTGCTGGAGTACGAGGCGTCGGTGGCGCCACTCTTCGCGGACCCGCTGTTCACCGCGATCTGCTGGTACGACCGCAAGCGGTTCGGCGACGAGTTCCTGGCCGGGATGGGCCGGGTCCATCCGCTTCGGGTGAAGGCCCGGACGGACGAGGTGGACGTCCGCGAGGGCCCCGAAGGCGAAGTGGTCGCCGACGTCGCCGAGTCGGGTCCGCGTACGGAGTTCGAGGTGCTGCGCGAGGCGCTGGCCCGCCGCGAGAGCGCCGGCCCCAGCCGCCTCGTCCTCGACCTGCGGGACCTGTGCTTCATGGAGGCACACTGCGCCTGGCAACTGATCAGCCTCGCCGCGTCCCTCCCCCCGGGCAGCCAGGTCACCGTCCGCTGCGGGGAACTGCTCGGCCTGGTCCTACGGCAGCTGGGCGCCGACGAGGTGCCGCAGCTGGCACTCAGCGTGGAGGACGAGCCGGGGGTGTCGGAGGGGGCCGAGCACTGA
- a CDS encoding LuxR C-terminal-related transcriptional regulator, translated as MTGIVGEWAARGTSGFPAEPTSFVGRRDEAADVRRLLTTGRLLTLTGPGGVGKTRLAGHVAGQVARSFPDGVWLVPLAALRDEAFVPHAVIDTLGVRTETVRPPLDVLVEHLRGRRLLLLLDNCEHVLGSCAVLAGAVLAGTEGVRILATSRHRLGLAGERLFEVPPLSAPAPEELSTAAAETYPALRLFADRAAAVVPGFTLGEGNQQAVARLCHRLDGLPLAIELAAVRVRALGVDQLVERLDDRYRLLTGGSPASAPRHRTLRSAVDWSHELCTAQEQLVWARLSVFVGGFDLAAAEAVCGGGGAGAADTARGLEAVGSAEAAGLSESAGSGGSAGSTGSTGLSESAVLPESAGAGGSADSAESVGHPLGPLGSSDVVGAQPARGLSGAAGSAGVRGSSLGGGSSDAADVSGSRGSSADDGPSADDGPSGVVGPSDERGATDPVGSSGASGDASAAPGSSGARGSSDAPASADSLGTADGLDSADVLDAVAGLVDKSVLVREEYGGQVRYRLLVSLREYGLERLQDLGEVVGARRRHRDHFARLAAEYERAWFGPDQAEITDRLRMDLNDFRAALHFCLTTPGEARHGLRLASRLWFHWVASGMWGEGRHWMDGALRAGAGPDVALTRALWAGALMSLVHSRSAAVLAALDPAHSATNAGTEADEADEGVGHGQAYRDADAELPVPAPPRVPPGPLVQGRTPTACFVVLTRVELACTLVCRGRAAEAVPLCAEAVALCEAHGEQWARSWALRTLALAHWAMGEYAPAAEQARACLRLPYTGRQRQSLARTLDLLGAAEALAGEAERAGVLRGAVDRIWHDIGGNPMEYRRPGRLRAPERHARLALGDHAYERAHRRGAALTPDEAVAYALRETSGETSGEAAGETPESTPNPPEPTPAPAPVPAPVLEEVALTPREAQVAALVAEGRTNRQIADTLVIAQRTAEGHVERILAKLGFHSRSQVAAWFSAGARTQAGHSPPGTHASPDDER; from the coding sequence GTGACGGGGATCGTGGGCGAATGGGCGGCGCGGGGCACTTCCGGTTTCCCGGCGGAGCCGACGAGCTTCGTGGGGCGCCGGGACGAGGCGGCGGACGTCAGAAGGTTGCTGACGACGGGCAGACTGCTGACTCTGACCGGGCCCGGCGGAGTGGGCAAGACCCGGCTCGCCGGGCATGTGGCCGGGCAGGTCGCGCGGTCCTTCCCGGACGGCGTGTGGCTGGTGCCGCTGGCCGCGCTGCGGGACGAGGCGTTCGTCCCGCACGCCGTGATCGACACGCTCGGCGTGCGCACCGAGACGGTACGGCCGCCGCTGGACGTCCTGGTCGAGCATCTCAGGGGACGGCGACTGCTGCTCCTGCTCGACAACTGCGAGCACGTACTGGGCAGTTGTGCCGTGCTCGCGGGCGCGGTGCTGGCCGGGACCGAGGGTGTACGGATCCTCGCCACCAGTAGGCACCGGCTCGGGCTGGCCGGGGAGCGGCTCTTCGAGGTGCCGCCGCTGTCCGCGCCCGCGCCGGAGGAGCTGAGCACGGCCGCCGCCGAGACGTACCCCGCGCTGAGGCTCTTCGCCGACCGGGCGGCGGCCGTGGTCCCCGGCTTCACGCTCGGCGAGGGCAACCAGCAGGCCGTGGCCCGGCTGTGCCACCGCCTCGACGGGCTGCCGCTCGCCATCGAACTGGCGGCGGTCCGGGTGCGCGCGCTGGGCGTGGACCAGCTGGTCGAACGCCTCGACGACCGATACCGCCTGCTCACCGGCGGCAGCCCCGCTTCGGCCCCCCGCCACCGGACGCTCCGCTCGGCGGTCGACTGGAGCCATGAACTGTGCACCGCACAGGAACAGTTGGTGTGGGCGAGGCTGTCGGTGTTCGTGGGCGGCTTCGACTTGGCGGCGGCGGAGGCGGTGTGCGGGGGCGGGGGTGCCGGGGCGGCTGATACCGCCAGGGGACTTGAGGCTGTGGGGTCTGCCGAGGCTGCCGGGCTGTCTGAGTCCGCCGGATCCGGTGGATCCGCCGGATCCACCGGGTCCACCGGGCTGTCTGAGTCCGCCGTGCTACCTGAGTCTGCAGGGGCCGGCGGCTCTGCAGACTCTGCCGAATCCGTGGGCCACCCGCTCGGCCCGCTCGGCTCCTCCGATGTCGTCGGTGCCCAGCCAGCGCGTGGCCTGTCCGGTGCCGCCGGCTCTGCCGGTGTGCGTGGGTCTTCGCTCGGCGGTGGCTCCTCGGACGCGGCCGACGTCTCCGGCTCACGAGGTTCCTCCGCCGACGACGGCCCCTCTGCCGACGACGGCCCCTCCGGTGTCGTCGGCCCTTCCGACGAACGGGGCGCCACTGATCCCGTCGGCTCGTCCGGAGCGAGCGGCGACGCCTCCGCTGCCCCCGGCTCTTCCGGAGCACGAGGCTCCTCCGACGCCCCCGCCTCCGCGGACTCCCTCGGCACTGCCGATGGTCTCGACTCCGCGGACGTCCTCGACGCCGTCGCCGGGCTCGTGGACAAGTCCGTGCTCGTGCGGGAGGAGTACGGCGGGCAGGTGCGTTACCGGCTGTTGGTCTCGTTGCGCGAGTACGGGCTGGAGAGGCTGCAGGACCTGGGTGAGGTCGTCGGGGCGCGGCGGCGGCACCGGGATCACTTCGCGCGGCTGGCCGCCGAGTACGAGCGGGCGTGGTTCGGGCCCGACCAGGCGGAGATCACCGACCGGCTCCGTATGGACCTGAACGACTTCCGGGCCGCGCTGCACTTCTGTCTCACCACCCCCGGCGAGGCCAGGCACGGGCTGCGGCTCGCCTCCCGGCTGTGGTTCCACTGGGTCGCGTCCGGTATGTGGGGCGAGGGTCGGCACTGGATGGACGGCGCGCTGCGGGCCGGAGCGGGTCCGGACGTGGCGCTGACCCGGGCGTTATGGGCGGGCGCGCTGATGTCCCTGGTGCACAGCCGCTCCGCAGCGGTCCTGGCCGCCCTCGACCCCGCGCACAGCGCGACGAACGCCGGCACGGAGGCCGACGAAGCGGACGAAGGTGTGGGCCACGGACAGGCCTACAGGGACGCCGACGCGGAACTGCCGGTCCCCGCGCCGCCACGCGTACCGCCCGGCCCCCTGGTCCAGGGGCGGACGCCCACGGCCTGCTTCGTCGTCCTCACCCGGGTCGAACTGGCCTGCACGCTCGTCTGCCGGGGCCGGGCGGCGGAGGCGGTGCCGTTGTGCGCCGAGGCCGTCGCGCTGTGCGAGGCGCACGGCGAGCAGTGGGCGCGCTCCTGGGCCTTGCGCACGCTGGCCCTCGCGCACTGGGCGATGGGGGAGTACGCGCCGGCCGCCGAGCAGGCCCGTGCCTGTCTGCGGCTGCCGTACACCGGGCGCCAGCGGCAGAGCCTCGCCCGCACCCTGGACCTGCTCGGCGCCGCCGAGGCCCTGGCGGGTGAGGCCGAGCGGGCCGGCGTACTGCGCGGAGCCGTCGACCGGATCTGGCACGACATCGGCGGCAACCCGATGGAGTACCGGCGGCCGGGACGCCTACGGGCCCCCGAACGCCACGCCAGGCTCGCCCTCGGCGACCACGCCTACGAGCGGGCCCACCGCCGAGGCGCGGCACTCACCCCGGACGAGGCCGTCGCGTACGCCCTGAGGGAGACAAGCGGGGAGACAAGCGGGGAGGCAGCAGGAGAGACACCGGAGAGCACCCCCAACCCCCCGGAACCCACCCCCGCCCCCGCCCCCGTACCCGCACCTGTCCTCGAGGAGGTGGCGTTGACACCACGCGAGGCGCAGGTCGCCGCCCTCGTCGCCGAGGGCCGCACCAACCGACAGATCGCCGACACCCTCGTCATCGCCCAGCGAACCGCCGAGGGCCATGTCGAACGCATCCTCGCCAAGCTGGGCTTCCACAGCCGGAGCCAGGTGGCGGCCTGGTTCAGCGCCGGTGCCCGAACGCAGGCCGGGCACTCGCCGCCTGGCACGCACGCTTCCCCGGACGACGAGCGGTGA
- a CDS encoding SMP-30/gluconolactonase/LRE family protein — MSTYEVAVREYATLGEGPTWDADAQRLIWIDILGSRVFTFDPASGRRTALVTEQHVGAAKPRVGGGLVLNLRDGVGLRDPDGTFRWLHHEPVPGRRANDAAVAADGSLYAGTMRYDEAPGGGTLARFTADGTVETVLDDVAVSNGTGWSPDGRLMYYIDSPTRRIDVFDHETGELPTERRPFATIEEGAGFPDGLTVDAEGCVWVALWEGGAVRRYTPSGELDRVIELPTPRPTACAFGGADLTDLYISTARIGTDSPHPLSGSLLVVPGAGKGLVQPAFAG, encoded by the coding sequence ATGAGCACCTACGAAGTGGCCGTCCGCGAGTACGCGACGCTCGGCGAGGGCCCCACCTGGGACGCCGACGCCCAGCGGCTGATCTGGATCGACATCCTCGGATCGAGGGTCTTCACCTTCGACCCGGCCTCCGGCCGCCGCACGGCCCTCGTCACCGAGCAGCACGTCGGCGCCGCCAAGCCCCGCGTCGGCGGCGGACTCGTCCTCAACCTCCGCGACGGCGTCGGCCTGCGCGACCCCGACGGCACATTCCGCTGGCTGCACCACGAGCCGGTCCCCGGCCGCCGCGCCAACGACGCCGCCGTGGCCGCCGACGGCTCCCTCTACGCCGGCACCATGCGCTACGACGAGGCCCCGGGCGGCGGCACCCTCGCCCGCTTCACCGCCGACGGCACCGTGGAGACCGTCCTCGACGACGTGGCCGTCAGCAACGGCACGGGCTGGAGCCCCGACGGCCGCCTGATGTACTACATCGACAGCCCGACGCGCCGGATCGACGTCTTCGACCACGAGACCGGTGAACTGCCCACCGAACGGCGGCCGTTCGCCACCATCGAGGAGGGCGCCGGCTTCCCCGACGGGCTCACCGTCGACGCCGAGGGCTGTGTCTGGGTCGCCCTGTGGGAGGGCGGCGCCGTCCGCCGCTACACCCCCTCCGGCGAGCTGGACCGGGTGATCGAACTGCCGACGCCCCGCCCCACGGCCTGTGCCTTCGGCGGTGCCGACCTCACCGACCTCTACATCAGCACGGCCCGCATCGGCACGGACTCCCCGCACCCCCTGTCGGGTTCCCTGCTGGTGGTGCCGGGCGCCGGTAAGGGACTCGTTCAGCCCGCCTTCGCGGGCTGA